gacccgaacccgacccgccaacccgtgacgggtcaggtatgttgacccgaacccgaaaatttcaggttgacgggttggcgggtcgacccgaaatgacccgaaacttaattttaatttattaatttatcactgtaatttctaataaaattaatttctcacaaaattaattacataatcaagtaataaaaatttaaataaataattccaaaccaaatctaaaataaattaaacacaataaaagtgttttatcccaaacaaaatataaataaattaaaacagtataaagtaaaaaataatataatatattatttgtccaaatataataatttcaacttcacacaaattaaataaattcatttaggattaagtaattaatgcctttgaaaaaaagaataacttagtttagttagataaaattatttttatgtttattaaattatttttaattcgtaaacgggtcatatcgggtcatatcaggtcaccacggattgacccgaaatcgacctgttttcttttcgggttcatcgggtccaacccgattctgacccgaattcccgaaacctcaacccaaacccattaatttcgtgttaggttcgtgtcgtattttcaggtcgtgtcgaaaattgccacccctacaaAAAATACAGAACATGTTAAGCTAATAAAGTGATACAATACTACCCAATTAAGATGAGCACCTGTCGAATTAATTATCTTTGCACTTGCTTAAAGATTATCAGAACAGGAGTCGGAGGTGGTCCGTTTAATTAAGTTGGGCCCCAGCCCGGACTTCTATTTCTCAGAAGTGCTGTTCGGAAATTTTAATCATACTTAAGGAAAAgcttttattatttcaaaactGTTGCATCATATGTCTCCGCACAGGCCAAAAAGTTTGGATCATATGCGTCCGAACTGCATAATATATCCTTTCCATTCTTTGCAATGTTAAGTATCGCTACGCATACAACCATGGaaccaaaacaacaaaaagagaTCGCGAGTTCGACTCCTCTGCATGCATGTGACGCCTTGAAAAGTTTTGGGCTTAACTCTTTACTTCCGAATAAGAGATTTGAGTTAGCCCTTCACCCTCGAATAAGAATCAAATTCTACGGACGCTCTCCGGACCGAATTCAGATTAGTCTTACTGAAGGTAGGAATACCAAGTGATCaaagtaagaaaaaaaaaacaacaacccGAGAGTTAACTAACATTTATTTAGGCGTGAAGCATACACATGGAGACAGGACTGGGCCTTGCCTAGTCTTGCTGGTTATGAAAATAAGACTTGGAATTTCAGGGCGCTACAAAATTTAAGGAGTCTTGTTGGCTAGATAGAGATTTAGAGATTGCTCTGATGGTGTTCGGAGTGGTCCTGCAACAACCTCCGATGAGAGAGGCCCCCGAGTCGCGCCATTTCCCAACGTAGGATACAAAATCTCCTTCTGCAACCCCTGTTGTAGGCTACAGGAAGAAGAAACAATGAATTTTAGCTTCCAGTTGCAGCTATAAGATTCAGTAATTTGACAAATTCGGATGTCTCAGAGGTGTTATGAAGAAATTATATGACATACAGTCGAACTATCCCCATAAACTTCACACATTCAGTAACCAGGTTTGATGTGTAGAACCGACACAGATAAAACAATGCCCATGAAACTGAAAAATTGGTTTAGAGATACGAAAGCCTGTTGTGCTAATTGCTTGCAGTCACATGACAAAAGTTTCACCTATCGAGAAAACATGAAAGAGCTCTTCTACAGACCAAGCTACTCACCACCCATTCCTTTCTGTCAGGATCATAAGTTTCACCACTGTTCGGATATATCAGGATCGGTTTAGTAGTGACCTGCAGAAATATTAGCAAGTAAAGCAATAAGTTCCCAATACATAAATGGACATCCAAGATTTTTCGATTTCTAATTTATTGATGCAATGGAGATACGATATGTCTAATAATCATAATCCGGAATTGGTTTCTCTAATGAGAATTCTTAgaaacctgaaaaaaaaaagatgttgtGATTAAAAGACTGCAATTAGAACTAAGACAAGACAACAAAGCTACCTGGATTTCCCAAGAGAATTAAAGCCAATGTTCctaattaaattttattatcaaattcaatttcattcatttcaaatgcatcCTAGAATTGGTTATACCTTCTTGATTGATCGGACAAGTCCATCAATATATCTAGGAGCAGTGCAGTTGATTCCAACAGCAACAACTCGATCACATGAATCAGCAATTGCAGCACAATCTGATATAGGATCCCCACAAACTACATTGATCCCATCCTTAGAATTGAAAGAAAACCAGGCCGGAATTTTTATGTTCTCTTCCTCGAGAATCTCAGCATAGGCCTATATCAAGAAGCAATCAGACAAAATAGACAGCAAAACATCTAAATTGCTCCAGCAAAAGAAATGTTTGAGGTACACTGAGATAGTCACAACTCAAAAAACAATACCATAGCTTCCAATTTGTTTGGAATTGTCTCAAATGCAATCAGATCAGCACCAGAGTCAGCAAGAACCTGAACTCTTCTTCTATGGAAATCTTTCAAAGTCTCCAGAGTCACCGCATCCCCATATATGCCACTGCAATGCATGAGAAGGTCACAAgtgttcaagaggaaaagttTCTAGCACAAGTTCAAACatttcaattcagtatttgggCACTGAAATACTACTCTGCTTCCAATGTAAGAAGAGAATTAAAAGATTCACCTATACTCAGAGCCATCAGCAAGATAAGCTCCATAGCTTCCAACAGAAGCAGCAACAAGGAGTGGACGTTTTAAAGCTTTTGGATCACCAATAACATCCCAAGAACCTTTGCTGGCTCTATCACAATATATATCCCGTGCCTCGCGTGCTATTTCAACACTTTTCCTCAGTAAAGCTTCACCTTCTTCTCTTGATATCCCCTTAGCTACAAATCCCTGAAGAGTAGCCTGTCTCCCAAACAAGACAATTCAAAAGTCCCAAACTTCATGATAACTTCTTTCAACAATAATTAAACGATATCTTTAGGAAGGCCCGAaagagggaaaaataaaaaaaagacagGCACATAACCTGATATGATGCAGATATTACGATATTAGCACCAGCTTCAAGGTAATCAAGGTGTACCTGTCACGTGAAGCAAAcaataaagaataaaacaagaaaaccaCATGGCCAAGTTGCTGATATTTAATCGCAGTTGAAAGAATAAGGCCGAATTCATACAACTTTTTAAGCTGGCTACTTATGGCCATCATTAAAATTAGCAGACGTGCTGAATAGTTTCTTTGTCATCACTGGTAGCAATTCAGTTCCGCACTGTAACTAAGAGCCAGTAGAGTCTTATCTCTTGTAGAAAAGATAATTCTTGATAAAACAGAATACGAGTTCCAAGTGCAGAAGCAGCTGGGACCCGTGGACCTACTTTGAATCCTAAACTTGCCAACCTTAACAAATAACAAGGTCAAGCATTAAAGCATCCTAAACGAGTTATCCCACCACGCTCACGACACATATAAATGTGAATATATTGGCAATAGAGTTCAGTGAAAACAAGTTGTTCTTACCAATTCAACCAGAAATCAAATGACCCGTACACTGTAATTGAGTACATTTCACTTCCCAATGATCAATTTTTCCGAAAAGTATTGCCTATTTAAcagagaaggggaaaaaaaaagcacCCCAAAAACAACACATACACCCACACGCAGTTAACAGGGAGGCAGAGAGAGTACTCTTCTGATGAGGTGAGGGGAAGTCACGAGACATTTGGCACTCCATAGAGGATCATTGAGGTCAGCACCATGACGTTCAAGTTCTGTAGCAAGACCACCATCTATGACTGCATAACCACCACACTGGCGGAGCAAATCAGTTATTGCTGCTGATGATTCAACCATTTCTCCTCTTCCCCTATCAAGAATTCAGTACGTTAAAGACATGAGGGTGACCAGGTTATACTACTGATTCCTCCTTTCAACTAAACATGATACTACTGCTATGTAAATTTGATTACCttttggttttctttcttttcttttctgctcTTCTTGGAATTTGGAAGTGGTTCAGCAAGCAAAGGTGGCAGAATTTTCAGTAGTTCATAGAAGcattaaagagagagagagagagagagagagagcaattgaaTGAAACGACATGAGAAGTAGCGTGTCCTGTCTGCTTCACAGCATTCTATTTGCCACACTTGTAGGAACACCAAAACGTGAAGTCACCCGATTGTTCCTATATTAAAATCACAATACTggacttttttatattttactttttcTGTAGAAGTTAATATTTACTAGATGAGTATTTAACATTTACAGGAGCCTATCGCTGTCAAATAACGAGTattaaattttgaccaaaaaagaaaataaggagTATTAAATTTATATCA
This region of Coffea arabica cultivar ET-39 chromosome 3c, Coffea Arabica ET-39 HiFi, whole genome shotgun sequence genomic DNA includes:
- the LOC113734157 gene encoding homocysteine S-methyltransferase 2-like isoform X2, which translates into the protein MVESSAAITDLLRQCGGYAVIDGGLATELERHGADLNDPLWSAKCLVTSPHLIRRVHLDYLEAGANIVISASYQATLQGFVAKGISREEGEALLRKSVEIAREARDIYCDRASKGSWDVIGDPKALKRPLLVAASVGSYGAYLADGSEYSGIYGDAVTLETLKDFHRRRVQVLADSGADLIAFETIPNKLEAMAYAEILEEENIKIPAWFSFNSKDGINVVCGDPISDCAAIADSCDRVVAVGINCTAPRYIDGLVRSIKKVTTKPILIYPNSGETYDPDRKEWVPTTGVAEGDFVSYVGKWRDSGASLIGGCCRTTPNTIRAISKSLSSQQDSLNFVAP
- the LOC113734157 gene encoding homocysteine S-methyltransferase 2-like isoform X1, translating into MVESSAAITDLLRQCGGYAVIDGGLATELERHGADLNDPLWSAKCLVTSPHLIRRVHLDYLEAGANIVISASYQATLQGFVAKGISREEGEALLRKSVEIAREARDIYCDRASKGSWDVIGDPKALKRPLLVAASVGSYGAYLADGSEYSGIYGDAVTLETLKDFHRRRVQVLADSGADLIAFETIPNKLEAMAYAEILEEENIKIPAWFSFNSKDGINVVCGDPISDCAAIADSCDRVVAVGINCTAPRYIDGLVRSIKKVTTKPILIYPNSGETYDPDRKEWVVSSLVCRRALSCFLDSLQQGLQKEILYPTLGNGATRGPLSSEVVAGPLRTPSEQSLNLYLANKTP